The Ziziphus jujuba cultivar Dongzao chromosome 1, ASM3175591v1 genome segment GTCCAAATCGATCAAATTTGCATTACTACCCCACCTATGCTTTTCgtctctttttcttattctctCCAATCCCATTGCTACTTCTTTCATAGTAGGCCTATCATCCCCTCTCAAATTCAAGCACCCTTTTGCAAGCTCTGCCATTTCCTTGATTTGCTCTCTGTTTCCTTCATTCACTATATGACTCTCAACCACATCAAATAACCTTCCATCTTTCAAGGCATTGAAGAAATACATAGACAGGCTTCTTTCCTTCTCACTTCTATCGTATGAGAGAGCCTTCTGTCCCGTCAACAACTCCACAAGAACAACTCCAAAGCTGTACACATCGCTCTTCTCAGTCAATTGATTGGTATGCAAGTATTCAGGATCTAAGTATCCAATTGTTCCTTGCACCACTGTTACAAACTCGGTTTGGTCCATTGGAGCCAATTTTGATGCTCCAAAGTCCGAAACTTTTGGAGTGTAGTTATCAAGAAGTATATTTGCAGACTTGACATCTCTATGAATGATTGGTAATGAAGCTTCAGAATGCAAATATGATAGTGCACCAGCAGTTTCTGCTGCGATGTTTAGACGAGTTTCCCAGAGCAAATTGCAGGCCTTTCCCTTTTCATGTATATGGTCATAGAGAGCGCCATTGGAAGCAAATTCATAGACAAGTAGAGGAACTTCTGTCTCTAAACAACAGCCCAAGAGTCTGATCACATTTCTATGATTGATCTGGGAAAGCACAAGCAATTCATTGATAAATTGCTCAATCTGGTCTTGACTTGCAACCTTGGACTTCTTGATGGCAACAATCCTATTGTCTGGTAAAATTCCTCTGTAAACTGTTCCAAAACCTCCTTTGCCAATGATTGTGCTGTCATCATAGTTGAAAGTAGCCTTTCTTAGCTCTTCTGCATTGAAGATCTTGACTGCTTCATTGTAATTTTTCTGTTCAGAAAGTTGTTGAAGCAGAATTAACCCGCCATTTTGACGAAATAATCTCTCTTTCTGCTTGGATAGCTTTCTGTTCTTGAGATACAAATGTAACCAAGCGGTACCCATGATTATGGTAAATAACCCCATTGCAGCACCTACATGATCAATTAGTAGCAATAAGTTAAGAATTTGTTTAATTAGTCGATCCCTTCCAGGTAAGCAAGTTGCAAATTAGCATAGGTTCATTAAATTACCAAGAAGGTACATATCATTTGAATGGTAATGTTGGAGCATCTTGACtagattataataaaaattatgcaggaaattaataaatatgaaacAATTAATCATGCatgttatttgattttgaagGATTCATTAATTTGAAGTAGTAATGTGCTGGTTTCTAAGGTTGATTATACATACATAGGTAAAACACATGATACATGATTTAACTAGCTGTAAAAAGGATTCAATTGAATCATTTTGGTTGAAATAGAATAAcaacaaaaaagagaataagaaacatttaaaataaatcatacagTAAATGGGGATGGAGTCAAAGAAAAGGTATCCAGATCAGACGAAGGGAGAGAGAAGGATGGAGAGTGAGATGATGTTGATGCAGAATACTACATTAGACGCCACCCCCAGAAGGAGATCTCGGATCAGATGGGATTACGAAGGCCTCTGCATCAAGTATTGATGCCGAGGTTTTGCTACCTTCATGGCCCTCTCTGCTGTTTCTTTGCTTCATGTTTCCCTTCATGCTAAATTCACGTCCAAAAAATCTGatgaaaaaatagtaattagCTAAATTAGGCTATGATTTTTACCCAAAAGTAAAATAGGGGAGtcaaatatatagttttttttattattatttttttattttttaaccatgTATTTCAAACATAttcaaaggaagaaaaagacttAATTCACCACTATTAGGCTGGTGCAATTATTCATTGATTCAATttctattgatttttctttttaattttattagcaGTATAATTTTAGGACAATGAAAGCAAAATGCCTTAAAATTTCTATCCCAATTGAAACCGTAATAACATTTAAgttgataaatatttaatatttttccacatttttgttgcatttttgtCTTTGCACACTGAGCTGGCTTTTTCTTATATGCATTCTAAGTAAACTGATagcttgtttttttttaacctcccccccacacgaaaaaaaaaaaaaaattgataattgacGTCTGATACTTTtgcatgtgttttttttttttttttttaatggaaagccaaggtccttttcttcttcttcttcttcttcatttttttccccctctttctGTGAGATTGAAGTTAAAGTCTGCTTTTGTGGTAAATAGTCAAACTCTATTTGGAATACGGCTTGCAACGCATAGAGACTTGATCGCTAGCAATACAGTACATTCGGCATGTgcgtatacacatatataatctCAATGTCTAAAATACATGAAGATATTGATTAGTTTCTACAATGACATATTTATTCTTAAATTCCGATTTAGAATTTGTTTAACCAATATAAGATCAGATAATTACCAGTCAATAAGGAGTCTTTCCAGTCATAatcttaatttctttattttctttccgtAATCTAATCATATTTATAACCAAAAAGATAATGCTCTCGAACAAAATTATTCTAACGTCTCTCAAACAATGTTAAAGATTCAATTAttacagatattaaaaaaagtttaaaaaaataatatataataaagaaaaagatcagATGTCCACAATATTAATGCTTAATTTGGTCATCTCCGAGAGAAGTCCAATGTTACATAGTCCCTGACGCTGTCATACGCGGAAGTTGTAATGCTACCATCATTTACATGGAAGTGTCAGCAACGAAGTACTCAATTTCTTCCATATTCATGACCTCCTTATTAACCGAAGGATGCTTCTCTGTTTTTCTTAGTCCTTCCAATTCCTTTTCTACTTCTTTCATGCTAGGCCTATCATTCCCTCTTAAATTCAAACACCCTTTTGCTAGCTCTGCCACTTCCTTGATTTGCTCCTTGTTCTCTTCCTTGTTTATATTATCCTCAATGACTTCAAACAATCGACCTTCTTTCAAGGAATGAAGGAAATACTGAGCTAGATTCCTCTCATCCTCTGGCCTATCAAACAACAAAGCCTTCTGTCCTGTTGGTCACTCAACAAGTACGACTCCAAAGCTATACACAGTGCTTCTCTCTGTCAATTGATTGGTACTCAAGTGTTCAAGGTCTAAGTATCTAAGAGTTCCTTGCACCATTTTTGCTACTTTAATTTGATCAAGTGGAACCAACCTTGAAGATCCAAAGTCTGAAACGTTGCAGTATAGGACTTGATATCTCTATGGATGATTGGTGTTGAAGCTGAAGAATGCAGATAATTAAGATAATGCTCCAGCTTTTTCTGCTGCTATTCCAAGACGAACTTCCCAAGGTAAATTGGATGACTTGTTCTCATCATGTATGTGCCAAAGAGGGTACTATCTGGGACAAAGTCGTAAACAAGTTGTTGCTGATGTGGCACTAAAAGCATTTTAAGTATTGAGAAAGCTTCATACCTGCCTAAATATCTTAACCATCAAGTTAGAAAGCACTGAGTGTGAAAACATCAGTGTGGCTCTCGGGTTACGAAGGAGGTTTGTTCTTGACAAACAACCAAGGGATGGTTGTGAGCTTGTAAACTTCTCTCTATCAATAATATTTGATCTCTCCTTTTGCTATGTGGATTATCCATCCGGTAATCGAACCACGTTATATGTTGGTGTTCTCCTTcttgttctttatttttcaactttatTCTCTGGTGTTATTTTTCtggtttatattaaatatatgcttGCTGGTTTGAGTCTTGATCATctactatatatatgtttgtttgggATCAGTTAACCATTTTACTCTGCACAAGTACAAGAACTTCAGTCTCTAAACACTAAACAGCATCCCAAGAGATTAACTACATTGCTATGGTTAACTCAGGAAATAATAACATCATTTATAAATTGCTCGAGAGAAGATCATATACCATGGCCAACAAGGGTAGCCAATCataatatttcttcttttttactaGGCCAACGATATATgacctttttattttccttgtgTACGAAGGTAAACAACATATGGCCATCTtaccaaagaaaaaagtaaCATATACATGTATGTGACCAAAAGGAAGAACAAAAACTATGAACCGAAAAGAGATATAACTTTTTCCCTGAAACATATTATTATAAAGCCTGAAACAAAGGTAGAGATTCAAATATTACAATAGGAAACCGATCCAATATCCACAGGATTATGCTTGATTAATTGCTCATCTTCCAGAGAAATCCGGTTCTACAGAAGCTGTAATGCTACCATCATTTGCATTGGAAGACTCAGCAACCAAGTACTCAGTTTCCTCCATATTTACCTCTGCACTTACCCAAGGATACTTCTGTGCTTTTCTTAGTCCTTCTAATTCCATTGCTACTTCTTTCATGCTAGGCCTATCATCCCCTCTTAGATTCAAGCATCTTTTTGCTAGCTCAGCCACTTCCTTAATTTGCTCGTAGTTCTCTTCCTTCTTTATATTACTCTCAAGGACTTCAAACAACCGACCTTCTCCCAAGGAATAGAGGAAATACTTGGCTAAGTTTTCTCCTGCTCTGGCCTATCAAATGACAAAGCCTTCCGTCTTGTTAGTAACTCAACAAGTACAACTCCAAAACTATAGACATCACTTTTCTCTGTCAATTGATTTGTATGCAAGTATTCGGGATCTAAGTATCCAAGAGTGCCTTGCACCATTGTTGCCACTTCAGTTTGATCAAGTGGAACCAACCTTGAAGCCCCAAAGTCGGAAACTTTTGCAGTATAATTGTCAAGCAGTATGTTGGAAGACTTGAAATCCCTATGTATGATTGGTGTTGAAGCTGCAGAATGCAGATATGATAATGCTTCAGCTGTTTCTGCAGCTATTCGTAGACGAACTTCCCAAGGTAAATTGGATGCCTTGTTTTCGTCGTGTATGTGCTCAAACAGGGTGCCATTAGGGACGAATTCATATGCAAGTAAAGGAACTTCCGTCTCCAAACAACACCCCAAGAGTTTAACCACATTCCTATGGTTAATCTGGGATAGCACAATAACCTCGTTGATAAATTGTTCGGTTTGGTTTTGATCCACAATCTTGGACTTCTTGATGGCAACAAGCTTCTTGTCTGCTAAAAATCCTTTGTAGACTGTACCAAAACCTCCCCGGCCAATGATGGTGCTCACATCATAGTTGAGAGTAGCCCTTTTCAACTCTTCTTCCTTGAAGATTTTGGCTGTCTCATTAGAGTACCCGTTTTGTTCAGTTTTTTTCTGTTAAATAAATCCCTTATTTTGCTGAAAGAACTTTTTTTTAAGCTTGACGAGCTTTCTTTTATTGAAGACCAAATATAGCCAAGAGATACTCACGAGTAAGGCAAAAGGGCCAATTGCAGAACCTAATACAGATAATTTACAAATAGTGGTAGGTCtcaaagtaaaattaattaatttgtttcacTGGTATTACTTTAAGTTTCAGTCTCACCAGCACTACTGTCTTCGATTGGATgtaaattaaatttgttatatatatatatatatatatatttttatttgaaagtatAAAGTCCACAGTTACATATAAAGTAATGTACaattaatacttttaaatttcatttatatatatatatatatatcagcatATATCATATGGAATTATGGATTATTAATGGATTTACATACCAACGGTGACTTTAATCACAATTAGTAGTTGATCTTTTGGTCTGCAAGTGTAAGTCCCTGGTTGGTTATCACAGTCCTCAAGTGCAGAGCAAGGATTAGAATCCTGACATTCATTAATGTCTGCAAGCAGACGTCgcggaaaaaacaaaacaacattAATGATATTCATAATTAAGGAACACCGAAGCATGAACAATTAAGGACAAAATTGTTGCAACTAATTATAATGAAGGAAATTGGGGTACAAACCCTGACAACCATGAGAGGAGTACGGGTTTCCAAGGAAGCCGGCTTTGCATACACAGTAGTATGATCCAGACCCATCGTTCAGCAAACGGGTATCGGCATTGGCTCCGCATGGGCAAAATggtactttttaattttgactcTGATCACCTGGTTTGATGTCGCACATATCATGATCTATTGCCCAGTCAAGCACCAGGGGGACTCTCTCTTGTGAAAAGTTTCGAAGATAGTCTCGGGAGAAACGAAACTGGTCTTGTTCAACCACGAAGGCGTAGGTGCAGGGGTTGAACCCAATCTTAGTGTGATTGTCAAAGCTAGAGGCAAGCACGTATGCATTTTGGAGTCTAGGAGGGATGTCAATCTGGCAACAACCAATGCCCGAACATGATCCACTGGCCGACACCTTGTCAAGGTCTGTACATCTACTGAAGCAGCCGGTGGAGTAGTTAAATACACGTTCGGTGTAATTACCATAAAGATAGGCGTAGGAGTCGcagccaataacaaacttgttCCTTGAACTGGATATGGTAAACAAAGGCACCGTGAGAGATTTGTGGTTTATAATTTCCAATCCATCCTCGTAGCATACTTTACTGATATACGATTCGATTCTTATCTCATGGTTTTCTATGGATATGTTGGTAACAACTAGATGGCCAACTATGATAGGTTGGCCGGCAGTAGTACAGTGGATGAGAAATTTGGTGCCCAGTGCGCAGCTTTCGGTGGTGCCAAATGGGTACGGAATCTCTACGTCTCCACACCACCGTCGGCACTCATCAGCCGGATCTGGCTGACCTGCtaatgctgctgctgctgctgataTGAATATCATGATGATCACTAGCTGTTGTATGAAAATTAGCATTCTCTCAAGTAAGCATATGAACTTCATTCTATCCTAACCAGAGGAGATTATTTTGTCATGACTGAAAAAGCTagtaaaattaaacatatatggCCATCATTTTCTAATGTAGGGGAAGACTCGAGACTAAGTCTAAGTCTATGCTGCAAGCAATGGCTGAGTTTTCATATGACAACttgttcacaaaaaaaaaaaaaaaaaaaaaaaaaactcccagATATTTATCCAATTATAATTTACTTAATTTTCCATAAACCAAAGTCAATAAGTTATTCGTGGATGACATTTATATAACTTGCGAGTTGGTTTTCTTTTGAATTGTCGTGGTACTTAGCTGGTAATTTAATTACTTCAAAACTCTTAGAACAATATCATTGGTTGGTGATGATGACTTTTTGGGTTGAATCTATATGGAAAACATCGTcaaagtcatatatatatatatatatatatatatagccgtTAGTTGCATTAATTAATGTTATctgaaattaatataaaagtGTTATTGTGTTTTTgaatcggaaaaaaaaaaaataaagcagcaAGCGCAAGTAAGCGCTAGTCTTATATTATTGAATAAGAAcccaattaaatatttaacaatacTGTAAACGGATTAATtagctgaaaaaaaaattaattagcaaaTTGCAGGGTAAATATACAGTCTCTCCAccttcagaaaattatttattgtaaatGATATTGCTCAATTGGTAAACTACACACGTTGCATTTATTAAGTAGTACATTCTCTTAATTAGAATAATTAGTGAATGCAACATCATTTGGATGACTAGgtcctaaatttttttatttcaaaaagtaacctcaaattaagtaaaattaatacaaagtaagacttttttttttattttgaagatgggGGATTCAGAAAGTTGTTTCAGGAAACAATAATTGTTGTATTATAGACTTCAATgctcaaattaaattttaaaaaaaaaaggatttcaataaacttttttttcagggagaaagaagaaataaactctttaaaataaaaagtatcttttgataaaaaagaaaagaaaaaataaacttttatttacttttgataaaaagagtgaaattttaaaaagcgCTCCAACaatatcctttattttaaaaatctatataaacatttattgttctatttataattcttctttcttttttatatgaattattgTTTAACTATTACATTATTGGCTTGAGAATATGTGTTacattaaattatatcaatataatatttaaataaaaagtagattttGTTCTCTATATTTAAAGAGTTAaaccaatttttatattaaaaaatcaatattaaagAATTCATCAGTTATTTAAAcataatacatttaatttaaagatTCCCTTGACCCTTTAAAAGCATCTTCAatagtgttttttattttaaaaagtataattttcaaaataaaaaatattttgaagaatcttaaaatataaagagtgtgatttttgatattttgaaaaatcttaAAACATAGAGAATGTGATTTTTTTATCCAACTCCAACAGTAATCTTTGTAATTTCTCTTCATTTAGCATGTCCCAAAAAACCATTATAATtcacattctctctctctctctctctctctctctctctctctctctctctctctctctctctctctctctctctctctctctcttttgttttttttctccctaCATCAAagtagtattttaaaaaaaattgaaatctgaattataattaataaatttaattgtaaGTGTGcactaaaaattatataataataaatgcttttactaaaaactttatataaaaaGTAGGTTTAGCGCTTCAAATATAGAGAATCAaatcttactttttatttttatttttcaatttaaaaaactcattaaagttataaaaaataagaatgattttttaaaataaataataaaatgtctTTAAAGAACCAAAAGACTCTTTGTCCTTtctatattctttattttaaagaacGAAGCTCTAATAAAATAGTTCcaattcactttttattttaattttttaaaataaaaagtgagtttaactttctaaatataaatagtcaaattcattttttatatattagagCATTTCTAATAATAATCTTTATCTTGAAAagcatatttaattttctaaagaGCATcttaaagaatatttaaaaatatatagtgGAATTCATAAAACCACTTCAacaatactttttaaatttgtttttattatgtatggaaaaatataaaataataatgctgCATAGAAAATGTAAGAATATTTtgttgaagaaattaaaaattaaatttgtacatttttaaaatgaatggtTCTAGGCACACTACATTTTTTTACTACCTACGCTACATTCTACAGACAATAACTATATAGTTATAATTTTACTCTTTGCACCCATAGAGCATACCTATTTTAGCCTCAAAAAAACGACATGCAAGTTTGTCGTTAATCCAATCGAGCGAAGCCAGTGGAAATTAATCTAAAGCTGAATAACTTGAAATGATGTTTTACTCtaaaatatatacaactttttcaaataaaattgagCGACTACCAAGTAGCCTTTAGCTTTCTAttcatccaaaaaacaaaaattataaaccacAAAGATTATTGTGCTTTGCTTTATTTCTAAAACAAACTTATttaaacatttgaaaaaaaaaaaaagtaaaagatttAATATTACAATAGCACGCTAATTAATCCAATCTGCGGGGAATTATATATGCGTTGCTCTGCTGATCATCTTCCAGAGAAGTCCAGTGCGACATGGTTGCTTATGCTGTCATATGCAGCAGTTGCATCATTCCCATTGGATGTCTCAGCAAGCAAGTATTCAGTTTCTTTCATATTCACCCCTGCATTAACCCAAGGATGCTTCTGTGTTTTTCTTAGTCCTTCTAATTCCATTGCTACTTCCTTCATGCTGGGCCTATCATCTCCATTCAAATTCAAGCACCTCTTTGCTAGCTCAGCCACTTCCTTAAGTTGTTCTCTGTTCTCTTCCT includes the following:
- the LOC107405775 gene encoding LOW QUALITY PROTEIN: putative wall-associated receptor kinase-like 16 (The sequence of the model RefSeq protein was modified relative to this genomic sequence to represent the inferred CDS: deleted 2 bases in 1 codon), with the translated sequence MKFKSSAIGPFALLKKTEQNGYSNETAKIFKEEELKRATLNYDVSTIIGRGGFGTVYKGFLADKKLVAIKKSKIVDQNQTEQFINEVIVLSQINHRNVVKLLGCCLETEVPLLAYEFVPNGTLFEHIHDENKASNLPWEVRLRIAAETAEALSYLHSAASTPIIHRDFKSSNILLDNYTAKVSDFGASRLVPLDQTEVATMVQGTLGYLDPEYLHTNQLTEKSDVYSFGVVLVELLTRRKALSFDRPEQEKLAKYFLYSLGEGRLFEVLESNIKKEENYEQIKEVAELAKRCLNLRGDDRPSMKEVAMELEGLRKAQKYPWVSAEVNMEETEYLVAESSNANDGSITASVEPDFSGR
- the LOC132799261 gene encoding wall-associated receptor kinase 1-like, with the translated sequence MGLFTIIMGTAWLHLYLKNRKLSKQKERLFRQNGGLILLQQLSEQKNYNEAVKIFNAEELRKATFNYDDSTIIGKGGFGTVYRGILPDNRIVAIKKSKVASQDQIEQFINELLVLSQINHRNVIRLLGCCLETEVPLLVYEFASNGALYDHIHEKGKACNLLWETRLNIAAETAGALSYLHSEASLPIIHRDVKSANILLDNYTPKVSDFGASKLAPMDQTEFVTVVQGTIGYLDPEYLHTNQLTEKSDVYSFGVVLVELLTGQKALSYDRSEKERSLSMYFFNALKDGRLFDVVESHIVNEGNREQIKEMAELAKGCLNLRGDDRPTMKEVAMGLERIRKRDEKHRWGSNANLIDLDKIEHLFGDEMPNAYGKQSDQTQSTISFPIPSDFSGR